From a region of the Lactuca sativa cultivar Salinas chromosome 4, Lsat_Salinas_v11, whole genome shotgun sequence genome:
- the LOC128133944 gene encoding uncharacterized protein LOC128133944 — translation MIKHDIERRLIEQKVTFLNGLRSEWRAVVSTVKAHEQFKSYSLAKLVGILKSQEKIVLHEKNVVSNLGSLALLSKSKAVMEEEDLNLEDYDLTSEDYAMMVTNPKRFIKKRFPTNKNQNWQGSYSSEKVKDEPKAEESKKEPKAEGDSGVSCYYCGGKNHYAKDCVLKKMAEKDDEKDEEALLQKKLDEIRKKKSTTNPLMNALIVQGSVANDEFGGVEVWSSDSEDDEVRKSSHGKAYVAKEESSGGKCLMVSDVSQMRGYNTDGGNEDTKEQQNLCFTAKPLSVQFNELDELIKKGVFEE, via the exons atgattaaacacgacatcgaaaggaggcttattgagcagaaggttacgtttttgaacggtctcagatctgagtggagagctgttgtgtccacagttaaagcgcatgagcaattcaaatcctactctttggcgaaactggtgggcatcctgaaatctcaggaaaagatcgtgttacatgagaagaatgtggtctcaaacctaggttcgttggccctcctgtccaaaagcaaagcggtgatggaagaagaagaccttaacttggaggactatgacctcacttctgaggactatgctatgatggtgacaaaccccaagaggttcatcaagaagagatttcccaccaacaagaaccaaaattggcaggggagttatagttctgaaaaggtcaaagatgaaccgaaggctgaagaatcgaagaaggaaccgaaagctgagggagattcgggagtgagctgctattactgtggaggaaagaatcactatgcaaaagattgtgtcctcaagaaaatggcagaaaaggatgatgaaaaggatgaagaagctctgttgcagaaaaagctggatgagattaggaagaagaaatctactacTAACCCTTtaatgaatgctttgattgtgcagggttcggtagcgaatGATGAGTTCGGaggtgtggaggtctggtcatCCGACTCcgaagatgatgaagtaaggaagtcttctcatggaaaggcttatgtggcgaaagaagagagcagtgggggaaaatgcttgatggtgtctgacgtatctcagatgaggggatacaacacagatggtgggaatgaagacacgaaggagcaacagaatttgtgctttacagctaaaccgctcagcgtgcagttcaacgagcttgatgaactgatcaagaag ggtgtcttcgaagagtga